The following are from one region of the Corylus avellana chromosome ca1, CavTom2PMs-1.0 genome:
- the LOC132167227 gene encoding aquaporin TIP4-4-like has product MAQNVPMVEDEESFYIGSRVQPVPSTPKPDQSRFEDGKSNTCNLSEMLGLEEFFSLNVWRASLAELIGTAIFVFAIDTVVISSYETKTESPKLLMSLLISIIIAILLLAVNPVSGGHINPAITLAAALVGLISLSRAAIYILAQCAGSVLGALALKAVVNSTIEDTFSLGGCTLTVVAPGPKGPISIGLGTSQALWLEIICTFALLFASIWIAFDHRQARVLGRVIIFSIIGIVVGLLVFVSTTVTGAKGYAGAGMNPARCLGPAIVRGGHLWNGHWVFWAGPTIASVAFYLYTKIIPRQHFHAHGYKHDFLNILKAVFASDSVTS; this is encoded by the exons ATGGCTCAGAATGTGCCAATGGTCGAGGATGAAGAAAGCTTCTACATTGGAAGTAGAGTCCAACCCGTGCCCTCAACGCCAAA GCCAGATCAAAGTAGATTTGAGGATGGGAAGAGCAATACTTGTAATTTGAGTGAGATGTTGGGCTTGGAGGAGTTCTTCTCTTTGAAT GTGTGGAGAGCATCTTTGGCAGAGCTAATTGGCACGGCAATCTTTGTTTTTGCAATTGACACAGTAGTCATATCCTCCTATGAAACCAAAACAGAATCACCAAAACTTTTGATGTCACTCCTTATTTCCATCATCATCGCAATTCTCCTCCTCGCCGTCAATCCGGTTTCCGGCGGCCACATCAACCCTGCCATCACCTTAGCGGCGGCGCTTGTCGGCCTCATTTCCCTTTCGCGGGCGGCGATATACATTTTGGCACAATGTGCTGGTTCTGTGCTGGGTGCACTAGCACTCAAGGCCGTGGTCAACAGCACCATTGAAGACACATTCTCCCTTGGCGGCTGCACTCTCACCGTCGTTGCGCCGGGACCGAAAGGGCCGATTTCCATTGGGCTTGGGACAAGCCAAGCCCTCTGGCTGGAGATAATATGTACATTTGCGCTTCTTTTTGCTTCAATATGGATAGCTTTTGATCATCGCCAAGCCAGGGTTTTGGGCCGAGTTATCATTTTCTCCATCATTGGAATAGTAGTGGGCCTTCTTGTGTTTGTGTCTACGACTGTGACGGGAGCCAAGGGCTACGCCGGTGCTGGAATGAACCCAGCAAGGTGTTTGGGCCCAGCAATTGTTAGAGGGGGCCACCTCTGGAATGGGCACTGGGTTTTTTGGGCTGGGCCCACAATTGCCAGCGTGGCATTTTATCTCTACACTAAGATTATCCCACGTCAGCATTTCCATGCCCATGGGTATAAACATGATTTCCTGAACATTTTGAAGGCTGTCTTTGCATCGGACTCTGTTACAAGCTAA